Proteins co-encoded in one Cryptosporangium minutisporangium genomic window:
- a CDS encoding Fur family transcriptional regulator — translation MPTTSEFERMLRGASLRVTRPRLAVLHAVYERPHADTDSILGAVRADLGEVSHQTVYDVLRALTDARLVRRIEPAGSVARYESRVGDNHHHVVCRTCGVIADVDCAVGAAPCLTASADLGFAIDEAEVTYWGVCPGCSAAS, via the coding sequence GTGCCCACCACGTCGGAGTTCGAACGGATGCTGCGGGGAGCCTCCCTGCGGGTGACGCGTCCGCGCCTGGCGGTGCTGCACGCGGTGTACGAACGTCCGCACGCCGACACCGACTCGATCCTCGGTGCGGTGCGGGCGGACCTCGGTGAGGTGTCCCACCAGACCGTCTACGACGTCCTGCGCGCGCTGACCGACGCCCGGCTGGTGCGGCGCATCGAACCGGCCGGCTCGGTAGCGCGCTACGAATCACGGGTCGGGGACAACCACCACCACGTCGTCTGCCGGACGTGCGGCGTCATCGCCGACGTCGACTGCGCCGTCGGGGCCGCACCCTGCTTGACCGCCTCTGCGGACCTCGGCTTCGCGATCGACGAGGCCGAGGTCACCTACTGGGGCGTGTGCCCCGGCTGCTCGGCCGCCTCGTAA
- a CDS encoding sensor histidine kinase — protein sequence MIGPPEAARAIGARLRALPPPVLDLAPAVVALVAMVVARLAADPGPGRHLPFAVALSVVVAGGLALRRRTPVTAYAVQTAALAVESLWLGPADLTPLVNLMGLYSLGHNADRRRGAWGPVIMLPGIVAYFARSDAPAVVPAAVVFLWLLVWAAGYTAARRREEQAGAHAEAQRQLRRDAVTDERTRIARELHDLVGHTVSVMLVRVGAARVILDRDPDQARGILRDVEESGREALDELDHVLGALRPDDGRARADDAVDGPPGLAAVPRLAERMAGTGTTVAVRIEPPADALPAGLDRAAYRIVQEALTNALRHGRARSVAVSARCDGRHVELEVCDDGAGPPPDYRAGRGLLGIAERAALFAGTVEHAARDGGGFRVRAVLPLP from the coding sequence GTGATCGGACCACCGGAGGCCGCGCGTGCGATCGGCGCGCGGCTGCGGGCGCTGCCGCCGCCCGTCCTCGACCTGGCGCCGGCGGTGGTCGCCCTGGTGGCGATGGTCGTCGCGCGGCTCGCCGCCGACCCCGGACCCGGTCGTCACCTGCCGTTCGCGGTGGCGCTCAGCGTCGTCGTGGCCGGGGGCCTCGCGCTGCGCCGCCGGACGCCGGTGACCGCCTACGCCGTCCAGACCGCCGCGCTGGCCGTGGAGTCCCTCTGGCTGGGGCCCGCGGACCTCACCCCGCTGGTGAACCTGATGGGGCTGTACTCGCTGGGCCACAATGCCGACCGTCGGCGCGGTGCCTGGGGCCCGGTGATCATGCTGCCGGGCATCGTGGCGTACTTCGCCCGGTCGGACGCCCCGGCGGTGGTTCCGGCCGCGGTGGTGTTCCTCTGGCTGCTGGTCTGGGCGGCCGGTTACACCGCCGCACGCCGGCGCGAGGAGCAGGCCGGGGCGCACGCGGAGGCCCAGCGGCAGCTGCGCCGGGACGCGGTCACCGACGAACGCACCCGGATCGCCCGCGAACTGCACGATCTCGTCGGTCACACGGTCTCCGTGATGCTGGTCCGGGTCGGAGCCGCGCGGGTGATCCTCGACCGGGACCCGGACCAGGCCCGCGGCATCCTCCGCGACGTGGAGGAGAGCGGCCGGGAGGCGCTCGACGAACTCGACCACGTGCTCGGCGCCCTGCGCCCGGACGACGGGCGCGCGCGAGCGGACGACGCCGTCGACGGTCCACCCGGGCTGGCGGCGGTGCCCCGGCTCGCCGAGCGGATGGCCGGCACCGGCACCACGGTCGCGGTCCGCATCGAGCCGCCCGCCGACGCGTTGCCTGCCGGGCTCGACCGCGCCGCCTACCGGATCGTCCAGGAGGCGCTCACCAACGCGCTGCGGCACGGCCGGGCGCGCTCGGTCGCCGTCTCGGCGCGCTGCGACGGACGCCACGTCGAGCTGGAGGTGTGCGACGACGGGGCAGGCCCGCCGCCGGACTACCGCGCTGGACGAGGGCTCCTCGGGATCGCGGAACGCGCCGCGCTCTTCGCGGGAACCGTCGAACACGCCGCGCGCGACGGCGGCGGGTTCCGCGTCCGTGCGGTGTTACCGCTACCGTGA
- a CDS encoding MBL fold metallo-hydrolase, with the protein MLEVTLLGTNGGPPPLAGRFGISSALVVNGATYVVDCGRGAVSQYVRAGLSMPSLTAIFLTHLHADHTVDYFSFPLLAGGASGTRGFSEPIGVYGPGPSGHESGVAGAPGPVPGTVEMTRLANRAFAAHTTFFSSEHFGVDPASMVDVHDVLPPASVGASLTETAPPMEPFVVMTDDNVRVSAVLVPHGAVFPAYAYRFDTAHGSVVFSGDTARSDNLGRLAHRADLLVHEAAAAEALPALGLRPALLEHIRDVHTDVADLGAIAVAADVGAVVVNHLSPGALAAEEWQSLIDRSRENAGFRGEMILGEDLMRIPVSARAAR; encoded by the coding sequence GTGCTTGAGGTCACGCTGCTGGGCACCAACGGCGGCCCGCCTCCGCTGGCCGGCCGGTTCGGCATCTCGTCGGCGCTGGTCGTGAACGGCGCGACGTACGTCGTCGACTGCGGGCGGGGTGCGGTCAGCCAGTACGTCCGGGCCGGTCTCTCGATGCCCTCGCTGACCGCGATCTTCCTGACGCACCTGCACGCCGACCACACCGTCGACTACTTCTCGTTTCCGCTGCTCGCCGGTGGTGCGTCCGGGACCCGCGGGTTCTCCGAGCCGATCGGTGTCTACGGGCCGGGGCCGTCCGGGCACGAGTCGGGGGTGGCCGGCGCCCCGGGGCCGGTGCCCGGCACGGTGGAGATGACGCGGCTGGCGAACCGGGCCTTCGCGGCGCACACGACGTTCTTCTCGAGCGAGCACTTCGGCGTCGACCCGGCGTCGATGGTGGACGTGCACGACGTGTTGCCCCCGGCGTCGGTCGGCGCGTCGCTGACCGAGACCGCACCGCCGATGGAGCCGTTCGTCGTGATGACCGACGACAACGTCCGGGTGAGCGCCGTGCTCGTGCCGCACGGCGCGGTGTTCCCGGCCTACGCCTACCGGTTCGACACCGCGCACGGCAGCGTCGTCTTCTCGGGCGACACCGCCCGGTCGGACAACCTGGGCCGGCTCGCTCACCGCGCCGACCTGCTGGTTCACGAGGCGGCGGCGGCGGAGGCGCTCCCCGCGCTGGGTCTGCGGCCCGCGCTGCTGGAGCACATCCGCGACGTCCACACCGACGTCGCGGACCTCGGCGCGATCGCGGTGGCGGCCGACGTCGGTGCGGTGGTGGTCAACCACCTGAGCCCCGGCGCACTCGCCGCCGAGGAGTGGCAGAGCCTGATCGACCGCAGCCGGGAGAACGCCGGCTTCCGCGGCGAGATGATCCTGGGAGAGGACCTGATGAGGATTCCCGTGTCGGCCAGGGCCGCCCGATGA
- a CDS encoding dipeptide/oligopeptide/nickel ABC transporter permease/ATP-binding protein, producing MTHLSIPHPEVAAQTDVAAHTGSGPSGSRRVLAGVLRQPAAVTGLVFLLLVAVAAIAAPWIAPYGPTEKDYDATLAGPSADHWLGTDQLGQDTFTRVLYGARIALIVAFGSVGIAMAIGVPFGLLLGYRGGWRDRIGSRLIDVSDALPGILLGFAVIAVLGRGLFNLMFAIGLIFCMGFARTTRAVALAERKKLYVDAVRVAGLRTPAILFRQVLPNLAGALIVQGSVFLASAIMIESALSFLGIGLESDTPTWGAMLSNAAANTQQPFLAVPPGLAIVCTVLAFNIVGVGIGDAMTGTGRSSLPRRRVRRAAAPVGESVTPEARAVLEFRDVTVAVGGGKEPVPLVQDVSLAIGRAEVVALLGESGSGKSMLARSALGLLPAGVHLAGGSVWFEGERIDDLDERGLRKIRGCGMAVVLQDPMSALSPVHTIGRQLGEPLRVHAGLTGKAARERAVELLDRVGVEDARGRLDDYPHQFSGGMAQRVAIAMALAAGPRLLIADEATSALDVTTQSQVLDLLLDLRDEMDMAILLITHDLGVVAESCDRAAVMYAGQLVEVNDVTSLFDEPRHPYTAALLAANPTSEADVPRLPTIPGRVPPAGEWPAGCHFAGRCAHARPQCTEGSVPLVQDVRCVRADELTLEVTSR from the coding sequence ATGACCCACTTGTCGATTCCCCATCCCGAGGTGGCGGCGCAGACCGACGTCGCTGCACACACCGGCTCCGGGCCGTCCGGCTCGCGGCGTGTGCTGGCCGGCGTCCTGCGCCAGCCGGCCGCGGTGACCGGCCTGGTGTTCCTGCTGCTCGTCGCCGTGGCGGCGATCGCCGCACCGTGGATTGCCCCCTACGGACCGACCGAGAAGGACTACGACGCCACGCTTGCGGGCCCGTCGGCCGACCACTGGCTCGGCACCGACCAACTCGGCCAGGACACGTTCACCCGGGTGCTCTACGGCGCCCGGATCGCGCTGATCGTCGCGTTCGGATCGGTCGGCATCGCGATGGCGATCGGCGTTCCGTTCGGCCTGCTGCTGGGCTACCGCGGAGGTTGGCGCGATCGGATCGGATCCCGTCTGATCGACGTCTCCGACGCGCTGCCCGGCATCCTGCTCGGGTTCGCGGTCATCGCCGTGCTCGGCCGCGGCCTGTTCAACCTGATGTTCGCGATCGGCCTGATCTTCTGCATGGGGTTCGCCCGCACGACGCGCGCGGTCGCGCTCGCCGAACGCAAAAAGCTCTACGTGGACGCGGTGCGCGTGGCCGGCCTGCGGACGCCCGCCATCCTGTTCCGGCAGGTGCTGCCGAACCTCGCCGGCGCGCTGATCGTGCAGGGGTCGGTGTTCCTGGCCTCGGCGATCATGATCGAGTCGGCGCTGAGTTTCCTCGGTATCGGCCTGGAGTCGGACACCCCGACCTGGGGCGCGATGCTGAGCAACGCCGCGGCCAACACCCAGCAGCCGTTCCTCGCCGTCCCGCCGGGGCTGGCGATCGTCTGCACGGTGCTGGCGTTCAACATCGTCGGCGTCGGGATCGGCGACGCGATGACCGGCACCGGCCGGTCCTCGCTCCCTCGCCGCCGCGTGCGGCGCGCGGCCGCCCCGGTGGGCGAGTCGGTCACGCCCGAGGCCCGTGCCGTACTGGAGTTCCGGGACGTCACGGTGGCGGTGGGCGGCGGGAAGGAGCCGGTGCCGCTGGTCCAGGACGTCTCGCTGGCGATCGGGCGTGCCGAGGTCGTCGCGCTGCTCGGCGAGTCCGGGTCGGGGAAGTCGATGCTCGCCCGGTCGGCGCTCGGCCTGCTGCCCGCTGGTGTCCACTTGGCGGGCGGCTCGGTGTGGTTCGAGGGCGAGCGGATCGACGACCTCGACGAACGCGGGCTGCGGAAGATCCGCGGCTGCGGCATGGCCGTCGTACTCCAGGACCCGATGTCCGCGCTGTCCCCGGTGCACACGATCGGACGGCAGCTCGGCGAGCCGCTCCGCGTCCACGCCGGGCTCACCGGGAAGGCCGCGCGGGAGCGGGCGGTCGAGCTGCTGGACCGCGTCGGTGTCGAGGACGCCCGGGGGCGGCTCGACGACTACCCCCACCAGTTCTCCGGCGGGATGGCGCAGCGCGTCGCGATCGCGATGGCGCTGGCCGCCGGTCCGCGGCTGCTGATCGCCGACGAGGCGACCTCGGCCCTCGACGTCACCACCCAGAGCCAGGTGCTCGACCTGCTGCTGGACCTGCGGGACGAGATGGACATGGCGATCCTGCTGATCACCCACGACCTGGGGGTCGTCGCGGAGAGCTGCGACCGGGCGGCGGTGATGTACGCCGGTCAGCTCGTCGAGGTCAACGACGTCACGTCGCTGTTCGACGAGCCTCGGCACCCGTACACCGCGGCGCTGCTGGCAGCGAACCCCACCAGCGAGGCCGACGTGCCCCGCCTGCCGACGATTCCCGGCCGGGTGCCGCCGGCGGGGGAGTGGCCGGCCGGCTGTCACTTCGCCGGCCGGTGCGCCCATGCCCGGCCGCAGTGCACCGAAGGGTCCGTTCCGCTCGTCCAGGACGTGCGCTGCGTCCGCGCCGACGAACTCACGCTGGAGGTGACGTCGCGGTGA
- a CDS encoding ABC transporter permease — MSKLIGYRLLLAAPQLALVALLAFSLTYVVPGSPAAEILGANATPELIAQVEAKLGLDQPMLTRLVDWFGAAVTGDLGVSYRSAVPVTDLLLERLPATLSLIVGGLVVAVVFGIGMGVLAGTRPGSIADRLVVGVTSIGNAIPEFWLGLILLLVFAVQLGWFPVVGYVPLDVDPAAWFTGLVLPSLALGIGSSALIARQARAAMVSALGSPYIDTLTAAGVSRRRIVFRYALKNAMVPVLSAMGITVNILIGASFVVEKVFSVPGIGNLMLTSVIGKDFPVVQGGVLLVACLVIIVNLLLDVGYGLLNPQARPS, encoded by the coding sequence ATGAGCAAGCTCATCGGCTACCGTCTCCTCCTCGCTGCCCCGCAGCTGGCGCTCGTCGCGTTGCTCGCGTTCTCGCTGACCTACGTCGTGCCGGGCAGCCCGGCCGCGGAGATCCTCGGCGCGAACGCGACACCGGAACTGATCGCGCAGGTCGAGGCGAAGCTCGGCCTCGACCAGCCGATGCTGACCCGGTTGGTCGACTGGTTCGGCGCCGCGGTCACCGGCGACCTCGGAGTCTCCTACCGGTCGGCGGTGCCCGTCACCGACCTGCTGCTGGAGCGGCTCCCGGCCACCCTTTCGCTGATCGTCGGCGGCCTGGTGGTGGCGGTGGTCTTCGGGATCGGGATGGGCGTGCTGGCCGGAACGCGGCCGGGTTCGATCGCCGACCGGCTGGTCGTCGGCGTGACGTCGATCGGCAACGCGATCCCGGAGTTCTGGCTCGGCCTGATCCTGCTGCTGGTCTTCGCCGTGCAGCTCGGCTGGTTCCCGGTCGTCGGCTACGTCCCGCTGGACGTCGACCCGGCGGCGTGGTTCACCGGCCTGGTGCTGCCGTCGCTGGCGCTCGGCATCGGTTCGTCCGCGCTGATCGCTCGGCAAGCCCGGGCCGCGATGGTCTCCGCGCTGGGCTCGCCGTACATCGACACGCTGACCGCCGCCGGGGTGTCCCGGCGGCGGATCGTCTTCCGCTACGCGCTGAAGAACGCGATGGTGCCGGTGCTCTCCGCGATGGGCATCACGGTCAACATCCTGATCGGTGCCAGCTTCGTGGTGGAGAAGGTGTTCTCCGTCCCCGGCATCGGCAACCTGATGCTGACGAGCGTGATCGGGAAGGACTTCCCGGTCGTGCAGGGCGGCGTCCTGCTCGTCGCCTGCCTCGTCATCATCGTCAACCTGCTCCTCGACGTGGGCTACGGCCTGCTCAACCCCCAGGCGCGGCCGTCATGA
- a CDS encoding oligopeptide/dipeptide ABC transporter ATP-binding protein, giving the protein MTPSPLLDVRDLTVAFDAGRAMGWRRRTATAVDHVSLDVRPGETLGLVGESGSGKSTTGRAILRLVDVTSGTIDFDGVDVTKLGHRTPLSYRRAVQAVFQDPLASLNPRHVVSSAVTTSLHRHGIGDRSERTDRAADAFERVGLSRAHLNRYPAELSGGQRQRVAIARALALEPRLVVCDEAVSALDLSTQSQIINLLADLQQSTGMSYLFIAHDLGVTRHISDRIAVLLGGRLVETAPTAQLFASPRHPYTRALIAASPASHPEGRDRRRARRAAHRHGRRDEAIPRGLPGCPFRNRCDRVMDVCHTVTPPLQLLDDGSKVACHLYEDGARA; this is encoded by the coding sequence GTGACCCCCTCACCCCTCCTGGACGTCCGGGACCTGACCGTCGCGTTCGACGCTGGCCGCGCCATGGGCTGGCGCCGCCGGACGGCGACCGCGGTGGACCACGTCAGCCTCGACGTCCGGCCGGGCGAGACACTCGGCCTGGTCGGCGAGTCCGGCTCCGGCAAGAGCACGACCGGCCGCGCGATCCTCCGGCTCGTCGACGTCACCAGCGGCACGATCGACTTCGACGGCGTCGACGTGACGAAGCTGGGCCACCGCACCCCGCTGTCCTATCGGCGCGCGGTGCAGGCGGTGTTCCAGGACCCGCTCGCCTCGCTCAACCCCCGGCACGTCGTCTCCAGCGCGGTGACGACGTCGCTCCACCGGCACGGCATCGGCGACAGGTCCGAGCGCACCGACCGCGCGGCCGACGCGTTCGAGCGGGTGGGGCTCTCCCGCGCGCACCTCAACCGGTACCCCGCCGAGCTCTCCGGCGGGCAGCGGCAGCGGGTCGCGATCGCCCGGGCACTCGCGCTGGAGCCGCGGCTCGTGGTCTGCGACGAGGCGGTGAGCGCGCTCGACCTCTCCACCCAGAGCCAAATCATCAACCTGCTCGCCGACCTGCAGCAGTCGACCGGGATGAGCTACCTGTTCATCGCCCACGACCTCGGCGTGACGCGGCACATCTCCGACCGGATCGCCGTGCTGCTCGGCGGGCGGCTGGTGGAGACCGCGCCGACCGCGCAGCTGTTCGCCTCGCCCCGGCACCCGTACACCCGCGCGCTGATCGCGGCGAGCCCGGCGTCCCACCCCGAAGGGCGGGACCGGCGCCGCGCGCGGCGCGCGGCGCACCGGCACGGCAGACGCGACGAGGCGATCCCACGCGGCCTGCCCGGCTGCCCGTTCCGGAACCGGTGCGACCGGGTGATGGACGTCTGCCACACGGTGACCCCGCCGCTCCAGTTGCTGGACGACGGGAGCAAGGTCGCGTGCCACCTGTACGAGGACGGTGCCCGTGCTTGA
- a CDS encoding GDSL-type esterase/lipase family protein: MPGACSQDLDAQVRRAAAWRPSLALVIIGANDLTRLVPPEHAATQLGDAVRTLRAAGAEVVVAPAPDLSVVPWVPAAMRPVVRAGSLRLQQAQVRVARAAGARIADAAVTTAAGFADDPTLFSADRFHPSSAGYALIADALAPAVLAAAYDLSSRSAATGNRPAPRTGLGGVQVVGQDRASERSLSWD; this comes from the coding sequence GTGCCCGGCGCGTGCAGCCAGGACCTGGACGCCCAGGTGCGACGCGCGGCAGCGTGGCGGCCGTCGCTCGCCCTCGTCATCATCGGCGCCAACGACCTCACCCGCCTGGTGCCGCCGGAGCACGCCGCGACCCAACTCGGCGATGCGGTGCGGACGCTCCGCGCGGCCGGCGCGGAGGTCGTCGTCGCACCCGCCCCGGATCTGAGCGTGGTCCCGTGGGTGCCGGCCGCGATGCGGCCGGTGGTGCGGGCGGGCAGCCTCCGCCTGCAGCAGGCGCAGGTCCGCGTGGCGCGCGCCGCGGGCGCCCGGATCGCCGACGCCGCCGTCACGACCGCGGCGGGCTTCGCCGACGATCCGACGCTGTTCAGCGCCGACCGCTTCCATCCGTCCAGCGCCGGTTACGCGCTGATCGCCGACGCGCTCGCGCCCGCGGTGCTGGCGGCGGCGTACGACCTCAGCAGCCGGTCGGCCGCGACCGGTAACCGGCCGGCCCCGCGGACCGGCCTCGGCGGCGTCCAGGTCGTCGGGCAGGACCGTGCGTCGGAGCGTTCGCTCAGCTGGGATTGA
- a CDS encoding NADP-dependent oxidoreductase, giving the protein MRAYVLPATGEEAAVTDAPPPGDPGPGEVRIRVRCSSVNPSDRMMAGGFFRWMEHHYPAVLGRDFAGTIDAVGDGVTRFTTGDEVFGFVKRPYVGDGTFAEYVTIPADRYAVHRPPGLSVEDVGDLGVAGATALQCVDALACAAGETVLINGATGGVGSFAVQLARRAGLRVIATAHGSDAEQHVRFLGATATVDWTTGDLADQVRALAPDGVDGIVDLVSSDQDAITALARPVLAPGRAVAATRSGSSHADFTVHGVHCSPALDLLHRLADAAVDGLVVPRVASHPLDKIEDAFAALARAPLGKVGLEVA; this is encoded by the coding sequence ATGAGGGCCTACGTGCTGCCGGCCACCGGTGAGGAAGCCGCCGTGACCGATGCGCCGCCGCCCGGCGACCCCGGCCCCGGCGAGGTGCGGATCCGGGTGCGGTGCTCCTCGGTCAACCCGTCGGACCGGATGATGGCGGGCGGCTTCTTCCGGTGGATGGAGCACCACTACCCGGCGGTCCTGGGCCGCGACTTCGCCGGGACGATCGACGCGGTGGGGGACGGCGTCACCCGCTTCACCACCGGCGACGAGGTGTTCGGTTTCGTCAAGCGGCCGTACGTCGGGGACGGCACGTTCGCCGAGTACGTCACGATCCCGGCCGACCGGTACGCCGTCCACCGCCCGCCGGGCCTGTCGGTCGAGGACGTCGGCGACCTCGGCGTCGCGGGGGCGACCGCGCTGCAGTGCGTGGACGCGTTGGCCTGCGCTGCGGGCGAGACCGTGCTGATCAACGGCGCGACCGGAGGGGTCGGGTCGTTCGCGGTGCAGCTGGCCCGGCGGGCCGGTCTGCGGGTGATCGCGACCGCCCACGGATCCGACGCCGAGCAGCACGTCCGCTTCCTCGGCGCCACCGCGACCGTCGACTGGACCACCGGCGACCTCGCCGACCAGGTGCGGGCGCTCGCGCCGGACGGCGTCGACGGCATCGTCGATCTGGTCTCGTCGGACCAGGACGCGATCACCGCGCTGGCCAGGCCGGTGCTGGCGCCGGGGCGTGCGGTGGCCGCCACCCGCAGCGGGTCGTCGCACGCCGACTTCACCGTGCACGGCGTCCACTGCTCGCCCGCGCTCGACCTCCTGCACCGGCTCGCCGACGCCGCCGTCGACGGGCTCGTCGTCCCGCGGGTCGCCTCGCACCCGCTGGACAAGATCGAGGACGCGTTCGCCGCGCTGGCGCGGGCGCCGCTCGGCAAGGTCGGTCTCGAGGTGGCGTGA
- a CDS encoding STAS domain-containing protein, which produces MADPPQFGASVPFAVSVRHLDRIVCCALEGELDHQTAPILLDAVGDLAEGTVEVVVLDCTKLAFVDACGLTALLRTRASVAAVGAELTVANPPTLLCRILAATSLAEVLPVADDRLLATLATAGR; this is translated from the coding sequence ATGGCCGATCCACCACAGTTCGGGGCGAGCGTTCCGTTCGCGGTGAGCGTGCGCCATCTCGACCGCATCGTGTGCTGCGCGCTGGAGGGCGAACTCGACCACCAGACCGCTCCGATCCTCCTCGACGCCGTCGGCGACCTCGCCGAGGGGACCGTCGAGGTGGTCGTCCTCGACTGCACAAAACTGGCGTTCGTCGACGCCTGCGGCCTCACCGCTCTGCTCCGCACCCGCGCCTCGGTCGCGGCCGTGGGCGCCGAGCTGACGGTGGCGAATCCGCCGACGCTGCTGTGCCGCATCCTGGCGGCCACCTCGCTCGCCGAGGTCCTGCCGGTGGCCGACGACCGGTTGCTGGCGACGCTGGCCACAGCAGGAAGGTGA
- a CDS encoding ABC transporter substrate-binding protein, which produces MRRHRSAASLLTGLVALSLALAGCSGDSGNSSESGSATLNVNAGGFPENWAPGQRLEAGFLRLPYENLVAKSRDGKFSPVLATEWKETDKALTLTLREGVTFHDGTPFNAAAVKANLEFVRDGATAFGGPLKAITTIDTPDEKTVTLNLARPTPSLLTTLSTRAAPMASPAALKDGSIAKKPIGTSPWAYDEAASTPGTTMTFTKFEEYWGGTDAVAFDTVKLFNIEDENAAAGALTSGQVDVTIAQPEQVDQLTGTPGVETVDYAAIRNNVIFFDRGPGGAFADVRVRQAACYAMDNTVTGKLASAEPSKQHFAEGELGYNAQITGYSHDLAKAEQLMAAAGNPKVTGTVLAAPFTKSEVEVYADQMSKAGITIKVQTAAPPQFQSEWNSGKYPVGMANNDQIHPYEWYKAYFAAQAPGNPSKAESPALKAAAEKAIAAGSTPEAEQLWGEVTKIISEEALTCSHLKGTEVIAYQSNKVEGVAVPAEAWEPNLINWRDLKPASGTAK; this is translated from the coding sequence ATGAGAAGGCATAGGTCAGCGGCCTCGTTGCTGACCGGACTCGTCGCGCTGTCCCTGGCGCTCGCCGGATGTTCCGGCGACTCCGGGAACAGCAGCGAGTCCGGCTCGGCGACGCTGAACGTGAACGCCGGCGGCTTCCCCGAGAACTGGGCGCCCGGCCAGCGGTTGGAGGCCGGCTTCCTGCGCCTGCCGTACGAGAACCTCGTCGCCAAGAGCCGGGACGGGAAGTTCAGCCCGGTGCTCGCCACGGAGTGGAAAGAGACCGATAAGGCACTCACGCTCACGCTGCGCGAAGGCGTCACGTTCCACGACGGGACGCCGTTCAACGCCGCCGCGGTGAAGGCGAACCTGGAGTTCGTCCGGGACGGTGCCACCGCCTTCGGTGGCCCGCTCAAGGCCATCACGACGATCGACACCCCGGACGAGAAGACCGTCACGCTGAACCTGGCCCGGCCGACGCCGTCGCTGCTGACGACGCTCTCCACCCGGGCGGCACCGATGGCCAGTCCGGCGGCGCTCAAGGACGGCTCGATCGCGAAGAAGCCCATCGGCACCAGCCCGTGGGCGTACGACGAGGCCGCGTCGACCCCCGGCACGACGATGACGTTCACGAAGTTCGAGGAGTACTGGGGCGGCACCGACGCCGTCGCGTTCGACACGGTCAAGCTGTTCAACATCGAGGACGAGAACGCCGCGGCCGGTGCGCTCACCAGCGGCCAGGTCGACGTCACGATCGCACAGCCGGAGCAGGTGGATCAGCTCACCGGCACCCCGGGCGTCGAGACCGTCGACTACGCCGCGATCCGCAACAACGTCATCTTCTTCGACCGCGGCCCCGGCGGCGCGTTCGCCGACGTCCGCGTCCGGCAGGCCGCCTGCTACGCGATGGACAACACGGTGACCGGGAAGCTGGCCTCCGCGGAGCCGAGCAAGCAGCACTTCGCCGAGGGTGAGCTCGGCTACAACGCGCAGATCACCGGCTACTCCCACGACCTCGCCAAGGCCGAGCAGCTGATGGCGGCGGCGGGCAACCCGAAGGTCACCGGCACCGTACTGGCTGCCCCGTTCACCAAGTCCGAGGTCGAGGTCTACGCCGACCAGATGTCGAAGGCCGGCATCACGATCAAGGTGCAGACCGCCGCCCCGCCGCAGTTCCAGTCCGAGTGGAACAGCGGCAAGTACCCGGTCGGCATGGCCAACAACGACCAGATCCACCCGTACGAGTGGTACAAGGCCTACTTCGCCGCCCAGGCACCGGGCAACCCGTCGAAGGCCGAGAGCCCCGCGCTCAAGGCCGCCGCGGAGAAGGCGATCGCCGCCGGCAGCACCCCCGAGGCCGAGCAGCTCTGGGGCGAGGTCACGAAGATCATCTCCGAGGAGGCGCTGACCTGCTCGCACCTCAAGGGCACCGAGGTCATCGCCTACCAGTCGAACAAGGTCGAGGGCGTCGCCGTGCCGGCGGAGGCCTGGGAGCCCAACCTGATCAACTGGCGAGACCTGAAGCCGGCCTCCGGGACGGCGAAGTGA
- a CDS encoding STAS domain-containing protein, which produces MKSHLPGGQADAAPLLRASVKRIGASHVRVRLIGEADRSSSAHLTKAVTAALHHNRPDVIDLDLAEVRFIDAGGVGAVVEARQHCAAANCRLRLTDPQPFVRTVLRLTEQWDVG; this is translated from the coding sequence ATGAAATCTCACCTTCCCGGCGGGCAGGCGGATGCTGCGCCGCTGCTGCGCGCCAGCGTCAAGCGGATCGGCGCCTCTCACGTGCGCGTCCGCCTGATCGGCGAAGCCGACCGCAGTTCGTCGGCCCACCTGACCAAGGCCGTGACGGCGGCACTCCACCACAACCGGCCGGACGTGATCGACTTGGATCTCGCCGAGGTGCGGTTCATCGACGCCGGTGGGGTGGGTGCCGTGGTCGAGGCCCGCCAGCACTGTGCGGCGGCGAACTGCCGGCTGCGGCTGACCGACCCCCAACCGTTCGTGCGCACGGTGCTGCGGCTCACCGAACAGTGGGACGTCGGGTAG